TCTCCTTGTTTAAGGAGATTTTTTTTTGTATACTTATAGTAATGAGATAATAGATTTTGGTTAGAATATAAATATTGGAGGAAAATAATATCAAATCTATTATAATACGGGAGGTATTATGGAAACCATAGTTAAAATAATAGATAACATAAACAAAGTTATAATAGGTAAAACAGAAGAAATAAAGCTTATCCTTATTACACTCGTTGCTGGTGGACATGTTCTTATTGAGGATGTGCCAGGTGTTGGGAAAACTTCTTTAGTAAAAGCACTGGCAAAAACTATAAACGCCGGCTTTAAAAGGATACAGTTCACGCCAGATCTTTTACCATCTGATATAATTGGCGTATCTATATATAATCCTGCAAATGGGGAATTTGAATTCAAACCAGGCCCAATAATGAGTCAGATATTGCTTGCTGACGAGATAAATAGGACATCACCTAAGACACAGTCAAGTCTACTTGAAGCAATGGAGGAAAAGCAGGTAACTGTCGATGGTACGACGTATAAATTGCCAGAGCCTTTCATGGTATTAGCTACACAAAATCCTATAGAATATGACGGCACATTTAGATTGCCTGAAGCACAGCTGGATAGATTTATGATGAAAGTCAATCTTGGCTACCCGGACCTTAAACATGAAGTAGAAATATTAAAGAGATTCGAAACGTCTGATCCATTAGATGAGATTAAACCGATTGTATCGGTAATAGAAATACAGAAGATGCAGAATGAGGCAAAATCCGTGTATATTGATGATTGTATCCTCAATTATATAATTTCAATCGTCAATAATACAAGAAATTTAAACAGTGTCCTTTTGGGAGCAAGTCCAAGAGCTGCTATAAATCTAATGAAGGCATCCCAAGCAAAAGCATATATAGAAGGGCGCAATTATGTTTTGCCTGATGATGTTAAAAATCTAAGTGTACCGGTTCTTTCACATAGAATAATATTAAAAAATGAAGCAAAATTAAATGGCTTAGATGAAAAAAGCATAATAGAAGATATCTTAAGTACGACGAAAGTACCGGTGGTAAAAAAATATGCGTAATTTTATATATCTTTTATCATTGACAATAGCATCTT
This portion of the Thermoanaerobacterium sp. RBIITD genome encodes:
- a CDS encoding MoxR family ATPase, yielding METIVKIIDNINKVIIGKTEEIKLILITLVAGGHVLIEDVPGVGKTSLVKALAKTINAGFKRIQFTPDLLPSDIIGVSIYNPANGEFEFKPGPIMSQILLADEINRTSPKTQSSLLEAMEEKQVTVDGTTYKLPEPFMVLATQNPIEYDGTFRLPEAQLDRFMMKVNLGYPDLKHEVEILKRFETSDPLDEIKPIVSVIEIQKMQNEAKSVYIDDCILNYIISIVNNTRNLNSVLLGASPRAAINLMKASQAKAYIEGRNYVLPDDVKNLSVPVLSHRIILKNEAKLNGLDEKSIIEDILSTTKVPVVKKYA